One stretch of Halapricum desulfuricans DNA includes these proteins:
- the dnaK gene encoding molecular chaperone DnaK: protein MASNKILGIDLGTTNSAFAVMEGADPEIIVNSEGERTTPSVVAFDDGERLVGKPAKNQAVKNPEQTVQSIKRHMGEDDYTVELDGEEYTPEQVSAMILQKIKHDAEEYLGDEVEKAVITVPAYFNDRQRQATKDAGEIAGFEVERIVNEPTAASMAYGLDDESDQTVLVYDLGGGTFDVSILDLGGGVYEVVATNGDNDLGGDDWDQAIIDWLAEEFENEHGIDLTEDRQALQRLKDAAEEAKIELSSRKEADINLPFITATDDGPVHLEESITRAKFESLTEDLIERTVEPTEQALEDAGYDKSDIDEVLLVGGSTRMPQVQEQVEELTGQEPKKNVNPDEAVALGAAIQGGVLSGDVDDIVLLDVTPLSLGVEVKGGLFERLIEKNTTIPTEESKIFTTAAANQTQVQIRVFQGEREIAEENELLGEFTLAGIPPAPAGTPQIEVTFSIDENGIVNVSAEDKGSGNKEDITIEGGAGLSDEEIEQMQEEAEQHAEEDEQRRQRIEARNEAEAAVRRAETLLDENEENVDDDLRETIEAKIEDVEETLEDEDADTDDYEDVTEALTEELQEIGKQMYQEQAQQAAGAGPGGAAGAGPGGAAGPGAGGAAGQDEEYVDADFEDVDEDKD from the coding sequence ATGGCAAGCAACAAGATCCTCGGAATCGACCTGGGGACGACCAACTCCGCGTTCGCGGTGATGGAAGGGGCCGATCCGGAGATCATCGTCAACAGCGAAGGCGAGCGGACGACGCCGTCGGTCGTCGCGTTCGACGACGGGGAGCGCCTCGTCGGCAAACCCGCGAAGAACCAGGCCGTCAAGAACCCCGAGCAGACCGTCCAGTCGATCAAGCGCCACATGGGCGAGGACGACTACACGGTCGAGCTCGACGGCGAGGAGTACACGCCCGAGCAGGTCTCGGCGATGATCCTCCAGAAGATCAAACACGACGCCGAGGAATACCTCGGCGACGAGGTCGAGAAAGCCGTCATCACGGTCCCGGCGTACTTCAACGACCGCCAGCGTCAGGCGACCAAAGACGCCGGCGAGATCGCCGGCTTCGAGGTCGAGCGCATCGTCAACGAGCCGACCGCCGCGTCGATGGCCTACGGGCTCGACGACGAGTCCGACCAGACGGTGCTCGTCTACGACCTCGGGGGCGGGACCTTCGACGTCTCGATTCTGGATCTCGGCGGCGGCGTCTACGAGGTCGTCGCGACCAACGGTGACAACGACCTCGGTGGCGACGACTGGGATCAGGCCATCATCGACTGGCTGGCCGAGGAGTTCGAGAACGAGCACGGCATCGATCTGACCGAGGACCGCCAGGCCCTTCAGCGGCTGAAAGACGCCGCCGAGGAAGCCAAGATCGAACTCTCCTCGCGGAAGGAAGCCGATATCAACCTGCCCTTTATCACGGCGACCGATGACGGCCCGGTCCACCTCGAGGAGTCGATCACGCGGGCGAAGTTCGAGAGCCTGACCGAGGACCTGATCGAGCGGACGGTCGAACCGACCGAGCAGGCCCTCGAAGACGCCGGGTACGACAAGAGTGACATCGACGAGGTCCTGCTGGTCGGCGGCTCGACGCGGATGCCACAGGTCCAGGAACAAGTCGAGGAACTGACCGGCCAGGAGCCCAAGAAGAACGTCAACCCCGACGAGGCCGTCGCGCTGGGCGCGGCCATTCAGGGCGGCGTCCTCAGCGGCGACGTCGACGACATCGTCTTGCTGGACGTGACGCCGCTCTCGCTGGGCGTCGAAGTGAAGGGCGGGCTGTTCGAGCGGCTCATCGAGAAGAACACGACGATCCCGACCGAGGAGTCGAAGATCTTCACGACCGCCGCGGCCAACCAGACGCAGGTCCAGATCCGTGTCTTCCAGGGCGAACGCGAGATCGCCGAGGAAAACGAACTGCTCGGCGAGTTCACGCTCGCGGGGATCCCGCCGGCGCCCGCCGGGACCCCGCAGATCGAGGTGACGTTCTCCATCGACGAGAACGGGATCGTCAACGTCTCCGCCGAGGACAAGGGCTCGGGCAACAAGGAAGACATCACTATCGAGGGCGGTGCCGGCCTGAGCGACGAGGAGATCGAGCAGATGCAGGAAGAGGCCGAGCAACACGCCGAAGAAGACGAACAGCGCCGCCAGCGCATCGAGGCCCGCAACGAGGCCGAGGCGGCCGTCCGGCGTGCTGAGACCCTGCTCGATGAGAACGAGGAGAACGTCGACGACGACCTCCGGGAGACCATCGAGGCGAAAATCGAAGACGTCGAGGAGACGCTGGAGGACGAGGACGCCGACACAGACGACTACGAGGACGTCACCGAGGCGCTGACCGAGGAACTCCAGGAGATCGGCAAGCAGATGTATCAGGAGCAGGCCCAGCAGGCCGCCGGCGCTGGCCCGGGTGGCGCTGCGGGTGCCGGTCCCGGCGGCGCAGCAGGACCCGGTGCTGGCGGTGCGGCCGGCCAGGACGAGGAGTACGTCGACGCCGACTTCGAAGACGTCGACGAAGACAAAGACTAG
- a CDS encoding NOB1 family endonuclease, with protein sequence MYVLDSSAFINEYHTDAEIATIPLVREELTDESAYRFDALEGSGMHLHIPDSGTVERVERAARETGDLETLSRTDIRLVAATFELDGTLVTDDYAMQNVADKLEVAVEVIAQEGIDEQREWRFQCQGCGREFDEHHDRCPICGSNLSRKNPAS encoded by the coding sequence ATGTACGTCCTCGATTCGTCGGCGTTTATCAACGAGTACCACACGGACGCCGAGATCGCGACGATCCCGCTCGTCCGAGAGGAACTGACTGACGAGAGCGCCTACCGGTTCGATGCGCTCGAGGGATCGGGGATGCACCTGCACATCCCCGACAGCGGGACCGTCGAGCGCGTCGAGCGGGCCGCCCGCGAGACCGGCGACCTCGAGACGCTCTCCCGGACCGACATCCGACTCGTCGCCGCGACCTTCGAACTCGACGGGACGCTCGTCACCGACGACTACGCGATGCAGAACGTCGCCGACAAACTCGAAGTCGCCGTCGAGGTCATCGCGCAGGAGGGCATCGACGAGCAACGCGAGTGGCGATTCCAGTGTCAGGGCTGTGGTCGGGAGTTCGACGAGCACCACGACCGGTGTCCGATCTGTGGCAGCAACCTGTCGCGGAAAAACCCCGCCAGCTGA
- a CDS encoding PRC-barrel domain-containing protein, producing MADILAENLSGKAVMGTDGAELGMLYNITMDLESGQLSNLVIDPDEQVRDVEFDRDEQGRLLVPVNRVQAVKDHVIIDR from the coding sequence ATGGCCGACATACTCGCCGAGAACCTCTCGGGCAAAGCCGTCATGGGAACGGACGGAGCAGAGCTTGGCATGCTGTACAACATCACGATGGATCTGGAGTCGGGTCAACTGTCGAACCTGGTCATCGACCCCGACGAGCAGGTCAGAGACGTCGAGTTCGACCGCGACGAACAGGGTCGGCTGCTGGTGCCGGTCAACCGCGTCCAGGCCGTCAAAGACCACGTCATCATCGATCGCTAA